The nucleotide window TTAAACTGTATCAAAGTTTGTAAGAGAAGAGACCGTCCTAACGCGCGGTCTCTCTTCATTCACATTTTAATCCCGCCGCGGCTTTCAATTTCTTCAATGATTTCTCGATGAATGGTCTGCCCTTCACTGTTTAAATAGGGGGCAATTTGCTGCAAGGAATGATGAAAAAAGGCAAGCTCCGAATCCTCCCAATCAGATTTCCCCATCATCGAAAGCTCAGTCATATCTCGTCCATCATACATAGCCTACATCTTCCTCCCAAATGATTAATTTGCCCTTAGTGTCTTTTATAAATTGTCTTCTATACCTAGAAAAGATAAAATAGTAACAAAACTGTACATGAAGAAGGGAATAGAGAAAATGACACAAAAAGTAGCATTAATAACAGGCAGCAGCAGAGGAATTGGCAAGGCAACCGCACTTAGGTTAGCAGAAGCCGGATATGATATCGTGATTAATTATGCGAGAAGTAAAAAATCTGCTCTAGAAGTGGCTGAACAAATTGAAGCACTGGGTCGAAAGGTATTAATTGTTAAAGCCAATGTGGGAGATGTGGCTAAAATTAGAGATATGTTTGCTCAAATCGACCAGGAATACGGTCGTTTAGATATATTTGTCAATAATGCCGCATCAGGTGTGCAGCGACCTATCATGGAACTGGAAGAGTCACACTGGGACTGGACTTTAAATATTAATAGTAAAGCCTTGTTATTCTGTGCTCAAGAAGCGGCAAAATTGATGGAAAGAAATGGCGGCGGGAAAATTGTCAGCATCAGTTCGCTTGGATCCATTCGCTATTTAGAAAATTACACAGTAGTTGGTGTATCAAAAGCAGCCCTTGAGGCATTAACAAGATATTTAGCGGTTGAATTGGCATCGAAAAATATTATTGTTAATGCTGTTTCCGGCGGCGCAGTGGATACAGAAGCATTGAAGCATTTCCCTAATCGAGAAGAACTTCTTCAAGAAGCGAAAGAAAAAACCCCAGCAGGAAGAATGGTAGAAATTGATGATATGGTGAATAGCATCATGTTCCTTTTATCCGATGAATCAAGTATGATTAGAGGGCAGACCATTATTGTTGATGGCGGAATTTCATTACTCGTATAAGTTATTTCTAAATAGTAATTTTAATGGATAATCTCCACGATGCATGGATACATTATATTCGTGGAGGTGATAACCATGGCAAAATTCAATCAACAGCCAAACAAAACTTCAGCTGGAACAAATATCCAGGAAGTAAGACAACAAAATGCGGGATCTGCTGGTGCAGGCTCTGCAGGTCAATTTGGTACTGAATTCGCAAGTGAAACAAATGCTGCAGAAGTAAGAAAGCAAAATGCTCAATCTGCACAAGGCGGTTCACAAGGTCAGTTCGGAACTGAATTTGGCAGTGAAACAAATGCACAAGAAGTAAGAAAGCAAAACCAAGCTGCTGAAGCTCGTAAAAACCAAAACGCAGGTCAATTTGGACAAGAATAAATATACTTAATCACTAGGGAGGCGCTCTTTTTCGTTAAAGAGTGCCTTCTTCCTGTAATGCAGGGCGCTTCCGCTTTTCGATTTTCGACAAAACTTCCTCCCTTTTTACATAAGTAGTCAAAGGAAATCAGCAGTTGGAAAAGAATACATAGTATAGCTTAAAAAAATAAGGCGGTGAGGGAAATGGATCAGTTTAACCGATTGGTTTCCGAACAAATGGCGACAATGGAAAAATTACTATACCTTCAAACAGAACTCGAGCGTTGCCAACAAATTGAAGAAGAGCTTCAAACCTTAGAGAATGCCACAGACCTCGATAGTATTCAAAAGGATATTCTCTTGATGAAAAAAGAGCTGAAAGAGATTCAACACATTTTTGAGAAGCAAACAGAAGAGGTTATTAATTCCTATCGAGAAACAAACTTAACCACGTCTATCTAATTTTTAGAAAGAAAATCAGGCACTTTAGCCGTGTTCTGCCCCATTTCCACAATAAATTCGCAAATTTTTACAAAGAGCCACTTGAATTGTGGCTCTTTTGTTTTAAATTCTGTCCTTAACCGTTATAATAATAAAAAATAGGAATTTTACTTTGTTACCTCTTATCATTAATTAGTAAAGGTTTAGGAATAGGTTGCAAAGCGTTCAGGAATGAAGGTAGGGGAGAACATGGGCGTACCCATCGAAGGTGAACCAATGCAAATACATAGCTATAAGCATAATGGGCACATCCATCGCGTCTGGGAGGAAACAACCGTTTTAAAAGGGTCACAGAATTTGGTGATTGGTGGAAATGACCGAACTCTTGTTACAGAATCAGATGGCAGAACATGGATTACAAGGGAACCGGCAATTTGCTACTTCCACTCACAGTACTGGTTCAATGTCATAGGAATGATTCGTGAAGACGGCATTTATTATTACTGTAATATCAGTTCACCATTCATTTTTGATGGTGAGGCACTAAAGTATATTGATTATGACCTTGATATCAAGGTGTATCCTGATATGACCTTTAATTTACTAGACGAGGATGAATATGAACGCCATCGCCGTGAAATGAATTATCCAGATGCGATTGATCAAATTTTAAAAAGAAATGTGGAAAAATTAATTCAATGGATTCGGCAGCGGAATGGCCCGTTTGCACCAGATTTTATTGATATTTGGTATGAACGATATCTAACGTACAGACGTTAGAAACATAACACCTGTTGATTGTTATATCAACAGGTGTTCGTATGTTCTGAAGGAAGGGGCATCTATTACTTTGAATAGTATTCGCAGATATCTTCAATTTGTGAAACCATATCGACTGCAGATTATCGGGACAGTCATTATAGGGGTAATAAAGTTTTCCATCCCGTTGATCATCCCGATGTTAATTAAGTATGTGGTTGATGATATTGTTGGGAATAAAACCCTATCCCATGATGGGAAAATTAATAAACTTATGCTCATTATGGTAGTCATGATTGTCGTTTTTGTCATCCTAAGACCGCCGATTGAGTATTATCGCCAATATTATGCCCAGTGGACGGCTAGTAAAATTTTATATGATATTCGCGATCAGATGTACACCCAT belongs to Neobacillus sp. OS1-2 and includes:
- a CDS encoding gamma-type small acid-soluble spore protein, whose product is MAKFNQQPNKTSAGTNIQEVRQQNAGSAGAGSAGQFGTEFASETNAAEVRKQNAQSAQGGSQGQFGTEFGSETNAQEVRKQNQAAEARKNQNAGQFGQE
- a CDS encoding DUF402 domain-containing protein → MGVPIEGEPMQIHSYKHNGHIHRVWEETTVLKGSQNLVIGGNDRTLVTESDGRTWITREPAICYFHSQYWFNVIGMIREDGIYYYCNISSPFIFDGEALKYIDYDLDIKVYPDMTFNLLDEDEYERHRREMNYPDAIDQILKRNVEKLIQWIRQRNGPFAPDFIDIWYERYLTYRR
- the fabL gene encoding enoyl-[acyl-carrier-protein] reductase FabL gives rise to the protein MTQKVALITGSSRGIGKATALRLAEAGYDIVINYARSKKSALEVAEQIEALGRKVLIVKANVGDVAKIRDMFAQIDQEYGRLDIFVNNAASGVQRPIMELEESHWDWTLNINSKALLFCAQEAAKLMERNGGGKIVSISSLGSIRYLENYTVVGVSKAALEALTRYLAVELASKNIIVNAVSGGAVDTEALKHFPNREELLQEAKEKTPAGRMVEIDDMVNSIMFLLSDESSMIRGQTIIVDGGISLLV
- a CDS encoding YgaB family protein, with the translated sequence MDQFNRLVSEQMATMEKLLYLQTELERCQQIEEELQTLENATDLDSIQKDILLMKKELKEIQHIFEKQTEEVINSYRETNLTTSI